In Candidatus Rokuibacteriota bacterium, one genomic interval encodes:
- a CDS encoding protein tyrosine phosphatase: MPEVFRVAELGKGYLGVMARPGVDAPLHEVFGALAQLDVRVVVSLLEESEVRELGLADEKAACETAGLEFLSFPIKDRGLPCDAQAVSEFSKWAHTRITQGSGLVFHCRAGIGRSGMMAASVLLHAGFTVREAFARISAARGMIVPDAPGQLEWVESHCETIMGST; this comes from the coding sequence ATGCCGGAAGTCTTTCGAGTCGCAGAACTCGGCAAGGGCTATCTGGGGGTCATGGCGAGGCCTGGCGTCGATGCGCCGCTCCACGAAGTGTTTGGGGCGTTAGCCCAGCTGGATGTTCGCGTTGTTGTCTCACTCTTGGAGGAATCCGAAGTCCGTGAGCTTGGCCTCGCTGATGAAAAAGCGGCCTGCGAAACGGCAGGCCTTGAGTTCCTCAGCTTTCCGATCAAAGATCGCGGGCTCCCATGCGATGCGCAGGCCGTGTCAGAGTTCAGTAAATGGGCGCACACGCGGATCACCCAGGGCTCCGGATTGGTCTTCCACTGCCGTGCCGGCATCGGACGATCTGGGATGATGGCGGCGAGTGTCTTGTTACACGCAGGTTTCACCGTACGTGAGGCCTTTGCGCGAATCTCCGCGGCACGGGGCATGATTGTGCCAGACGCGCCAGGGCAACTGGAGTGGGTCGAGAGCCATTGCGAAACTATCATGGGCTCAACCTAA
- a CDS encoding NUDIX domain-containing protein yields MPHPRFPVAVHVFLLREEEVLLLRRCDTGFEDGKLSVVAGHIEPGEPVTQAALRETREEVGLTLSPERLRVVGVMHRKSREERVDFFLAYRLEGEGEEPCNREPGKCSELVWAKLASLPEDTIPYVRTGIENFRNGVWFQEFGWEVDPV; encoded by the coding sequence ATGCCCCATCCGAGATTCCCAGTCGCTGTCCACGTCTTCCTCCTTCGAGAAGAGGAGGTTCTTCTGCTGCGCCGCTGTGATACCGGCTTCGAGGACGGCAAGCTGAGCGTTGTAGCTGGTCATATCGAACCTGGCGAGCCTGTCACTCAAGCGGCGCTTCGGGAGACCCGCGAGGAAGTAGGCCTGACGCTGTCTCCCGAACGGCTCCGCGTAGTGGGCGTGATGCATCGCAAGTCCCGGGAGGAACGTGTCGACTTCTTTCTGGCATATCGGCTCGAAGGTGAGGGCGAAGAACCGTGCAACCGCGAGCCCGGGAAATGCTCGGAGCTCGTGTGGGCCAAGCTGGCGAGCCTTCCGGAGGACACGATTCCCTACGTGCGCACAGGCATTGAAAACTTCAGGAACGGGGTATGGTTCCAAGAGTTCGGTTGGGAAGTCGATCCGGTCTAA
- a CDS encoding methyltransferase domain-containing protein, which produces MISYDAGAASYDLLSGRWSRLYIPTLLAQAGIAVGHRVLDVATGTGEAAILAASRVGAGGTVVGIDVSRPMLSVAAAKMAERPIAFLQMDAQALAFKDESFDAVVCQLGLMFLPDAVRALQEWTRVLRSHGHLAVCVWATPDRVPLFGILMDELSRQLPDQRDVLYQPSALADVEILERLLSGAGLKAVRVTRETRVHRFTSFDEYWQPFDAGGGRHGQLYMRLPVPVRRTVRDTVRKRMEPFFVDGCLEMEADAFFGAGER; this is translated from the coding sequence ATGATCTCATACGATGCCGGCGCGGCCTCCTACGATTTGCTGTCAGGACGATGGTCCCGGCTGTACATCCCAACTTTGCTCGCTCAGGCCGGCATCGCTGTTGGTCACCGGGTTCTTGACGTAGCGACGGGCACCGGGGAAGCCGCAATTCTCGCCGCATCTCGCGTCGGTGCAGGCGGAACGGTCGTTGGGATTGACGTGTCGCGGCCGATGCTCAGCGTGGCCGCGGCGAAAATGGCCGAGCGGCCGATAGCGTTCCTGCAGATGGATGCGCAGGCGCTAGCTTTCAAAGACGAGAGTTTCGACGCGGTGGTGTGCCAGCTCGGCCTCATGTTTCTGCCCGACGCTGTCAGAGCGCTCCAAGAGTGGACGCGCGTTCTTCGCTCGCACGGCCATCTCGCGGTCTGCGTCTGGGCCACTCCCGACCGCGTACCTCTTTTCGGAATCCTAATGGACGAACTCAGTCGCCAGCTCCCTGACCAGCGTGACGTGCTTTATCAACCCTCCGCATTGGCCGATGTGGAAATCCTCGAGCGATTACTCTCGGGAGCGGGCCTGAAAGCCGTTCGTGTGACGCGGGAAACTCGCGTCCATCGGTTCACGTCGTTTGACGAATACTGGCAGCCGTTTGACGCGGGAGGCGGACGCCACGGGCAACTGTACATGAGACTCCCGGTTCCGGTTCGGCGGACAGTCCGAGATACTGTGCGCAAGCGCATGGAACCGTTCTTCGTGGACGGATGTCTAGAGATGGAAGCGGATGCCTTCTTCGGTGCCGGCGAGCGATAG
- a CDS encoding integron integrase: MAIAIRSNNQISYPILSAGAFTAPLAVRETGPAGAPKPRLLDQVREAIRARHYSRRTEKAYVHWIKRYIFFHGKRHPAEMGAPEVTAFLTSLAVHDNVAVSTQNQALSALLFLYREVLGVELPWLDDVVRAKRPQHLPVVLTRDEVRAVLQRLDGVSRLMALLLYGAGLRLLECCHLRVKDIDFATNQIVIRDGKGRKDRVTMLPAAVKAALIAHLERAREQHQADLRHGAGWVELPNALTRKYPNAGREWGWQWVFPATRFYVERLTAQRRRHHPHESVLQRAVKDAARGAGIAKQATCHTFRHSFATHLLEESHDIRTVQELLGHSDVSTTMIYTHVLNRGPAGVRSPADRMFLS, translated from the coding sequence ATGGCTATCGCCATTCGGTCGAACAATCAGATCTCCTATCCCATCCTGTCCGCAGGTGCCTTCACGGCGCCGCTCGCCGTCCGTGAAACCGGTCCGGCCGGCGCCCCGAAGCCGCGACTTCTCGACCAGGTCCGCGAGGCCATCCGCGCCAGACACTACAGCCGTCGCACCGAGAAGGCGTACGTCCATTGGATCAAGCGGTACATCTTCTTCCACGGCAAGCGCCACCCGGCTGAGATGGGCGCCCCCGAGGTCACCGCGTTCCTGACCTCTCTCGCCGTTCACGACAACGTCGCGGTCTCCACCCAGAACCAGGCCTTGAGCGCCTTGCTCTTCCTCTATCGCGAGGTGCTCGGCGTCGAGCTCCCATGGCTCGACGACGTCGTCCGGGCCAAGCGGCCCCAGCATCTGCCCGTCGTCCTGACGCGTGACGAGGTGCGCGCCGTCCTCCAGCGGCTCGACGGCGTGTCACGCCTCATGGCCCTCCTACTGTACGGTGCGGGACTTCGCTTGCTGGAATGCTGTCACCTGCGCGTGAAGGACATCGACTTCGCGACGAACCAGATCGTCATCCGCGACGGCAAGGGGCGCAAGGATCGAGTGACGATGCTGCCGGCGGCGGTCAAGGCCGCGCTGATCGCCCACCTCGAGCGCGCGCGCGAGCAACACCAAGCCGACCTCCGCCACGGCGCCGGCTGGGTCGAGCTGCCCAACGCCCTGACGCGCAAGTACCCGAACGCCGGCCGGGAGTGGGGGTGGCAATGGGTTTTCCCAGCCACGCGCTTCTACGTGGAGCGTCTCACCGCCCAGCGCCGCCGTCACCACCCCCATGAATCCGTTCTCCAGCGGGCCGTGAAGGATGCCGCCCGCGGCGCCGGGATTGCCAAGCAGGCCACATGCCACACCTTCCGTCATTCGTTTGCCACCCACCTGCTGGAAGAGAGCCACGACATCCGCACAGTGCAGGAACTGCTCGGCCACTCAGACGTCAGCACCACGATGATCTACACCCACGTTCTCAACCGAGGACCGGCCGGGGTCCGCAGCCCCGCCGACCGGATGTTCCTGTCATGA